The DNA segment GGGCCGCATCGCCGTCACCTTCACCGCCGGGATCGCCGGAAGCTGGGCAGAGGTTCCGCCCGCGCTCGCCGACGGGATCGTGCGGCTGGCGGCGCATGCCTATCGGGCCCGAGGAGATGTCGCGGCCGAGCCCCCCGCCGCGGTCGCCGCGCTGTGGCGGGCCTGGCGGAGGCTCAGGCTGTGACCGGCTTCGAACACTCGGCGGCGCGGCTGCTGCGCCACGCCCAGGCGCTTGCCCACGCGCGGGCTCGCGAACGGCGCGCGGGCGATGCGAAATGGCGTTCGCCCCGGCTGCTGTGGCCCCGCTTCACGGGGGAGGATTGAGATGGAAAGCCTGTTCCGCCGCGATCTTCTCGCCTGGCTTTCGGGCGATCCCGCGCTCGATGCCGGGCTCAACGCCATCGCCGAGGAAAGCCCGATCGCCGCCCCGCCGCCCTGGCTCGGCATCGCCGCCAGCGCCAGCGCGGACTGGGGCGCGAAGGGCATTGCCGGGCGCGAAGTGCGCCTCGCGCTCGAGCTCACCTGCCGGGGCGACGACCCCGAGGCGGCCGCCGTGCTCTCCGGTGCGCTCGAACGCCGGGTGGCCACGCTCCCCGCGGCGCAGGACGGCTACCGCGTCGTCGTCACGCAATTCCTCCGCAGCCGCGCCGAGCGGCGCAAGGACAACATGCGCGCGATGCTGACCGAGTGGCGGTTTTTGTTATTTGCTGAGCCGGGCTGATGCCCGGCACCCTCAAGCGCCGGGCGCGATGCGTCCGCATCGCTTGGCTTCCTCGCATAAGCTCGGGCGCGCGGTCGCGCTTGCGGTCCGCTAGTCGCGGACCGGACTGTCGCCAACCTACAAAAGAGCCACTGGACCGGGGTCCGATAGGATCCCGCAAGGCCGACCGGCCGCCCGCAGCGACGCGAGCAAAGCTCGTTTGAGCGAGGATATCGCGCCCGCGGACGCGGGTGCGGAAACAAAATCGAAAGGACATCATCATGACCCCTCAGAAAGGCGCGGCCTTCCTGCTCAAGATCGCGGATGGCGGTTCGCCGCCCGCTTACGACACCGTCGCGGGCCTCCGCACCACGCAGATGACGATCAATGGGGACACCGTGGTTGTCACGCACAAGGGATCGGGCGGCTGGCGCGAGCTGCTGTCGGGCGCGGGCACCCGCTCGGTCTCGGTCTCGGCGAGCGGCATCTTCCTCGACAGCGCGGCCGAGACGCGGCTGCGGGGCGCGGCGCTCGCGGGCACGCTCGAGCCTTGCGAGCTTTCCTTCGAGGACGGCGCCAGGATGCGCGGGCGCTTCCTGGTGCAACGCCTCGACTATGCCGGCGATTTCAACGGCGAGCGCACCTATGCGCTGGCGCTGGAGAGCAGCGGCGCGGTGGTGCCGTCGTGAGCAATACCCTGCGCGGCGAGGCGAAGCTCGCCACCGGTGGGCAGGAGCATCTGCTCCGGCCCAGCTTCGAAGCGCTCGTCTGCGCCGAGGAGGAGCTCGGCCCGCTGTTCGCGCTGGTCGAACGCGCGGGGGACGGACAGCTCCGCTTGGCCGAGATCGCGGCGCTGTTCTGGCATTGCCTGGCGAACCGCGAGAACCTGACCCGCGAGGCCGTGGGCGAGGCGGTGGTGGCGATGGGTCTCGCCGAAGCGGCCAAGCCCCTGCGCGTGCTGCTCGGCGAAATCCTGCGCGGACGGACATGACCTTCGCGCAAACCGCCGCGCGGCTAGCGGGGCTGGCGGCGCGCGTGCTGGGCTGGCGGCCGGGCGAATTCTGGGCGGCCACACCCGCCGAGATGGCGATGTCGCTGGGAGGCGAAGGTCCGAACGAAGCGCCGCCGAGCCGCGAGGAAATCCTGACACTGATCGAAAGGGACGGAGATGGCCGATCCGCTTGACGAGCTGCTGGTCTCGGTGCGCGCGGATACGCGCGGCTTTGCCGGCGATATCGCGCAAATGCGCAGCGCCTTCGACAGCGTGCTGGTCGATGGCTTCGCGGGCGCGGGAAGCATACTCGAGCGCAGCCTGCTGGCAGGCCTTCGCAAGGGCTCGCTGGGCTTTGACGACCTGAAGCGCAATGCGCTCTCCGCGCTCGACCAGATCGCGGCGCGCGCGCTCAGCCTGGGCGTGGGAAGCGTGCTGCCGCAGGGAAGCGGACTGGGCGGGGTGCTGACCGGGCTGCTCGGTTCGCTGCTCGGCCTGCCGGGGCGCGCGACCGGCGGGATCGTCGCTCCCGATCGCCCTTACCTGGTGGGAGAGCGCGGGCCGGAGGTCTTCGTGCCCACCAGCGCCGGCCAGGTGCTGGCGAACGCCCCCACGCCCGCCGCACGCGAGGTCCGCGTGGCCATCAACCTCAATCCCGAACGCGGCGCCACCGCGCCGGTCGCGCTGCAACGCTCAAGCCGCCAGCTGGCGAGCGCGGTCAGGCGGGCGCTGAGCTGATCCTCCCCGACCTTGTCGGGCAGGGGGAATTATGCCCAGCATGGCGGAGGGGTCTCCTCTCCTCCCGATACCCGTCCACCACCCTTCGGGTGGTCCCCCTCCCCAGCGGGCTGGGGAGGATGATGGAGAATGCAGGATGCCCTTCTATCTCGCCTCCCACCGCCACGGCGCGGCGGGGGACCATATCGCGCGCTTCGATCCGCGCTTCTGGACCGTCAACTTTCCCCGCCCGATGATGGCGAGCGTCGTCACACCCACGCCCGATGCGCTGCGGGTAGACTGCGAGTTCCACCATGCGGGCGAGCTTGCCGGGCTGATCTGGTCGAGCGAGGACAGCGCGGACCACCCGTTGCTCGCCTATGACACGGTGCGCGATTATGCGCAGTGTTGCTTGCGCTTTCGCTGGCGGAGCGCGGGCGTCATCCCGCTCGACCAGCCGCACGGGCCGACGCTGACGATCGAGGGGCGCGATGCCGCGGGAACCCCGCGCGCCTGGTATGCAAGGCTGTGGAACTATGCCGAGGGCTCGCCCGAGGACGCGGTGATAAGCCTGCGCTTTTCGGACCTGCAGTCGGGCTATGGCCTGCCGGGCGAACCGGTCCATGTCGCGGATATCGACCGCATGTTCATCAGCCTGGTGCCGCCGGGCTATGTGCCCGGATCGACCGATTCCTTGCCCCAGCGCGCCGGCGGCTGGGCCGAGCTCACCGAGATCGCCTGCTGGGGCGCGAACGCGCTGCTCCCGTGCGGAGATGCGATCCTGCCGCCGCACGGGATCGGCATGGCAACGGCCTATGACGACGCGTTCGACCAGGCGCCTGCGCGGCTGGTGCGCCAGATCGAGCAGCTCGGTTATCGCGGCGATGTCATCCACTATGTCGGGATGAGCCATTTCTTCCGGCTGGAACCGGGAGAGGGGGGCCTGCTCGCCGCGGCGGACGGGGCGCTGTGCGAACCGGCGCGGGCCTGGCACGCGGCGTATTTCGCAGCTTTGGCAGAGGCCGGGCTGACGCCGATCATCTCGCTCTCCTACGAGCTTTTCGCCGCGCATTGCCCTGCCGCCTGGCAGCAGCGCGCGCATGACGGCGCACCGGCTCGCACCGGCTGGGAGCCGCCGAGCGCCCTGCTCTCCCCCGCCAACACCGAGGCCATGGCCTGGCTGCAAGCCGTGGCGCGCGAATTCATCGCGATGGCCGAGGCGGCGGGCTGCGCGGTCAGGTTTCAGATCGGCGAGCCCTGGTGGTGGGTCCAGCCGCAGACCGGCGCGATCTGCTGTTATGACGATGCGGCGCGCGCAGCGCTCGGCAACCCTGTCGCCATTCCCGACATGCGCCTGACCCTGTCAGCGGCGCAGAAGGCGGTTCTGGACCAGGCGGGCGCGCTGCTCGCCGCCTCCACCGCGGCTCTGGCGCAGGCAGTGCGCGAGGTGGCGAGCGGGCCTGCCGAAGTGCTGCTGCTGGCCTTCACTCCCACGCTGCTCGACCCCGCCATGCCCGAGCTGAAGCGCGCCGCGCTGCCCGCCGGCTGGGCCTGGCCCGCCTTCGACCGGCTGCAGCTCGAGGATTACGACTGGCTCACCGCCGGGGCCGAAGGCGCCCGGTTTGCGGCCTATGCCGAGGTCGATGCGCGGCTCGGCTATCCGCTCGCCGCTCAGGATTACCTGGCTGGCTTCGTCCTCCGCCCCGCGGAGGCCGATGCCTTCTGGCGTCGCATCGATGCGGGGCTGGAGGAGGCGGCGGCACGCGGCGTGCCGCGCCGCTTCGTCTGGGCGCTGCCGCAGATCGCGCGCGACGGCTTCACGCGCCTCCCGCCCCCAACCGAGGAACCCGCCATGAACGCCTTCGACGATGTCTCCTATCCACTCGCGCTCGGCCGCGATGTCCAGGTCAGCCCCGAATTCTCGACCGGGGTCGCGGTCACCGCCTCGGGGCATGAGCGGCGCAACGCGCTGTGGGCCGACGCACGACTGCGCTTCGATGTCGGCCCCGGCATCCGCAGCGAGGCGGAGCTCTCCACCCTCATCGCCTTCTTCCGCGCGCGGCATGGACCCGCCACCGGCTTCCGGCTGCGCGATCCCTTTGATTTCAGCTCCAATGCCATGACCGGCGCGCCCGCGATGACCGATCAGGCGATCGGCACTGGCGATGGCCATCGCGCGAGCTTCCAGCTCGTCAAGCGCTATGGAGAGCAGCTTCGCACCATTACGCGGCCTGATCCCGACTCGATCCGCGTCAGCGTCGCTGGTGCGACGGCGAGCGGGTGGAGCCATGCGGGGCAGGGACGGATCGTCTTCGAGACCGCACCCCCCGCCGGCGCCGCGATCCGCGCCGGCTTCCTCTTCGATGTCCCGGTGCGCTTCGCGGAAGATCGGCTCGATGTCAGCGGCGTCAACTTCGCGGCGGGCGAGGCGCCCTCGGTGCCCCTGGTCGAGATCCGGGAGGAAGCGGCATGAGCCGAGCCCTGCTCGACCGCCCGCTCGACACCGTGGCGAGCTTCTGGCGCATTCACCGCGAGGACGGCGTAGCGCTCGGGTTCACCACGCATGATCGCGACCTCGTGTTCGGCGGTCTGCTCCACCGCGCCGCGCCCGGCCTCACTCCCAGCGCGATCCGCCGCAGCAGTGGCCTCGCCGATGATGGCGCCGAGGTCGAAGGCGCGCTGGCGCATGATTGCATCGCCGAGTCCGACCTTGCCGCCGGCCGCTACGATAACGCCGCGGTCGCGATCGGCGCGGTGTGCTGGGAGACGCTGGAGCATCAGGTGCTTTACCGCGGCACCATCGAGAGCCTGAGCCGCGACGGCGCGGGCGGCTTCGCGGCGGAGCTGGTCTCTGCCAAGGCGTCGGGCGCGATCGCGGTCTATGGGGCGGGGACCGGCTGGCGCCGGACCAGCGCACCCCCGGCACCCGCGGGGGGCGCGGTGCAGGACGCCGAAGCGCGCGCGGTGCTAATAGCGATTGTTGCTGGTTTGCGTCACTTGGGAATATTCGGATAGGGCTTGGAACCCCCATGGCGGCAGCGGGTTAGGGGGGCACAAGCGACGATATCAGGGCGAGACTGGTGCCTAAGTGGACTAAAATCCA comes from the Qipengyuania sediminis genome and includes:
- the gp17 gene encoding tail completion protein gp17, which translates into the protein MESLFRRDLLAWLSGDPALDAGLNAIAEESPIAAPPPWLGIAASASADWGAKGIAGREVRLALELTCRGDDPEAAAVLSGALERRVATLPAAQDGYRVVVTQFLRSRAERRKDNMRAMLTEWRFLLFAEPG
- a CDS encoding phage major tail protein, TP901-1 family, with the translated sequence MTPQKGAAFLLKIADGGSPPAYDTVAGLRTTQMTINGDTVVVTHKGSGGWRELLSGAGTRSVSVSASGIFLDSAAETRLRGAALAGTLEPCELSFEDGARMRGRFLVQRLDYAGDFNGERTYALALESSGAVVPS
- a CDS encoding gene transfer agent family protein; the protein is MSNTLRGEAKLATGGQEHLLRPSFEALVCAEEELGPLFALVERAGDGQLRLAEIAALFWHCLANRENLTREAVGEAVVAMGLAEAAKPLRVLLGEILRGRT
- a CDS encoding phage tail assembly chaperone; the encoded protein is MTFAQTAARLAGLAARVLGWRPGEFWAATPAEMAMSLGGEGPNEAPPSREEILTLIERDGDGRSA
- a CDS encoding tail tape measure protein yields the protein MADPLDELLVSVRADTRGFAGDIAQMRSAFDSVLVDGFAGAGSILERSLLAGLRKGSLGFDDLKRNALSALDQIAARALSLGVGSVLPQGSGLGGVLTGLLGSLLGLPGRATGGIVAPDRPYLVGERGPEVFVPTSAGQVLANAPTPAAREVRVAINLNPERGATAPVALQRSSRQLASAVRRALS
- a CDS encoding DUF2460 domain-containing protein; this encodes MPFYLASHRHGAAGDHIARFDPRFWTVNFPRPMMASVVTPTPDALRVDCEFHHAGELAGLIWSSEDSADHPLLAYDTVRDYAQCCLRFRWRSAGVIPLDQPHGPTLTIEGRDAAGTPRAWYARLWNYAEGSPEDAVISLRFSDLQSGYGLPGEPVHVADIDRMFISLVPPGYVPGSTDSLPQRAGGWAELTEIACWGANALLPCGDAILPPHGIGMATAYDDAFDQAPARLVRQIEQLGYRGDVIHYVGMSHFFRLEPGEGGLLAAADGALCEPARAWHAAYFAALAEAGLTPIISLSYELFAAHCPAAWQQRAHDGAPARTGWEPPSALLSPANTEAMAWLQAVAREFIAMAEAAGCAVRFQIGEPWWWVQPQTGAICCYDDAARAALGNPVAIPDMRLTLSAAQKAVLDQAGALLAASTAALAQAVREVASGPAEVLLLAFTPTLLDPAMPELKRAALPAGWAWPAFDRLQLEDYDWLTAGAEGARFAAYAEVDARLGYPLAAQDYLAGFVLRPAEADAFWRRIDAGLEEAAARGVPRRFVWALPQIARDGFTRLPPPTEEPAMNAFDDVSYPLALGRDVQVSPEFSTGVAVTASGHERRNALWADARLRFDVGPGIRSEAELSTLIAFFRARHGPATGFRLRDPFDFSSNAMTGAPAMTDQAIGTGDGHRASFQLVKRYGEQLRTITRPDPDSIRVSVAGATASGWSHAGQGRIVFETAPPAGAAIRAGFLFDVPVRFAEDRLDVSGVNFAAGEAPSVPLVEIREEAA
- a CDS encoding DUF2163 domain-containing protein; its protein translation is MSRALLDRPLDTVASFWRIHREDGVALGFTTHDRDLVFGGLLHRAAPGLTPSAIRRSSGLADDGAEVEGALAHDCIAESDLAAGRYDNAAVAIGAVCWETLEHQVLYRGTIESLSRDGAGGFAAELVSAKASGAIAVYGAGTGWRRTSAPPAPAGGAVQDAEARAVLIAIVAGLRHLGIFG